Proteins from one Nakamurella multipartita DSM 44233 genomic window:
- a CDS encoding carbohydrate ABC transporter permease, giving the protein MSVPVLARAGDTVSAGQRQADRRAVRARDRFHRGPGRWIVLAIIVAGAALMLVPFALMLLNAFKSPADYSTNGPLSWPTEFYTKGLTTYWTESDYPLKLWNSTLIAGTVAVAAVLISLLNAYAIGVGRVKGRLWIVALFLLGNMIPQEALVYPLYFLAKEVGLYNTKLVVIIIFTVIQSAFGTYLLASVLGTFPKALLEAAALDGASRWQILWKVVFPIVRPTLSVLLIFFFIWTWNEFFIPLVMLIDNATQTVPVALASLQGDRLMDAPTTNAGALISLIPAVIFFLIFQRTLTRGVTAGAIK; this is encoded by the coding sequence ATGAGCGTGCCCGTTCTCGCCCGGGCCGGCGACACCGTCTCGGCCGGGCAGCGGCAGGCCGACCGGCGCGCGGTCCGCGCCCGGGACCGGTTCCATCGCGGACCGGGCCGCTGGATCGTGCTGGCGATCATCGTCGCCGGCGCCGCGCTGATGCTGGTGCCGTTCGCGCTGATGCTGCTCAACGCGTTCAAGTCGCCGGCCGACTACTCGACCAACGGCCCGCTGAGCTGGCCGACCGAGTTCTACACCAAGGGCCTGACCACCTACTGGACCGAGTCGGACTACCCGCTCAAGCTGTGGAACTCGACCCTGATCGCCGGCACGGTGGCCGTGGCCGCGGTGCTCATCTCGCTGCTCAACGCCTACGCGATCGGCGTCGGGCGGGTCAAGGGCCGGCTGTGGATCGTCGCGTTGTTCCTGCTGGGCAACATGATCCCGCAGGAGGCGCTGGTCTACCCGCTGTACTTCCTGGCCAAGGAGGTCGGCCTCTACAACACCAAACTCGTCGTCATCATCATCTTCACGGTCATCCAGAGTGCTTTTGGCACTTACCTTCTCGCCTCGGTGCTGGGCACCTTCCCGAAGGCCCTGCTGGAGGCGGCTGCCCTGGACGGGGCGAGCCGCTGGCAGATCCTGTGGAAGGTCGTCTTCCCGATCGTGCGGCCCACCCTGTCGGTGTTGCTGATCTTCTTCTTCATCTGGACCTGGAACGAGTTCTTCATCCCTCTGGTCATGCTCATCGACAACGCCACCCAGACGGTGCCCGTCGCGCTGGCCTCGCTCCAGGGTGACCGGCTGATGGACGCACCGACCACCAACGCCGGAGCCCTGATCAGCCTGATCCCGGCGGTCATCTTCTTCCTGATCTTCCAGCGCACGCTGACCCGCGGGGTCACCGCCGGCGCGATCAAGTAA
- a CDS encoding LLM class F420-dependent oxidoreductase: MTRPIRIGIQLQPQHADYAQLRDALLRAEDLGVDIVFNWDHFFPLTGDPDGKHFECWTMLGAWAEQTERVEIGALVTGGGYRNPDLLADMARTVDHISGGRLIFGIGGGWFEKDYDEYGYDFGTPGSRLSLLGDGLARITARWERLNPPPVRPIPVLIGGGGERKTLRHVARYAHIWHAFGGPDTQARKAAILAEHCAVVGRDPNEIERSTAAPRWGSPDAQALLDLGVTLFTIGVSGPDYDLSVIPEWVKWRDSRNADRGQ; encoded by the coding sequence ATCACCAGGCCGATCCGCATCGGGATCCAGCTCCAGCCCCAGCATGCCGACTACGCCCAGCTGCGCGACGCGCTGCTGCGGGCCGAGGACCTCGGCGTGGACATCGTGTTCAACTGGGACCACTTCTTCCCGCTCACCGGCGACCCCGACGGCAAGCACTTCGAATGCTGGACGATGCTGGGGGCCTGGGCCGAGCAGACCGAGCGGGTCGAGATCGGCGCCCTGGTCACCGGTGGCGGCTACCGCAATCCGGATCTGCTGGCCGACATGGCCCGCACCGTCGACCACATCTCGGGGGGCCGGCTGATCTTCGGCATCGGCGGCGGCTGGTTCGAAAAGGACTACGACGAGTACGGCTACGACTTCGGCACGCCCGGCAGCCGGCTCAGCCTGCTCGGCGACGGCCTGGCCCGGATCACCGCGCGGTGGGAGCGGCTCAACCCGCCGCCGGTCCGCCCCATCCCGGTGCTGATCGGTGGCGGTGGTGAGCGCAAGACCCTGCGGCACGTCGCCCGCTACGCCCACATCTGGCACGCGTTCGGTGGCCCCGACACCCAGGCCCGTAAGGCCGCGATCCTGGCCGAGCACTGTGCCGTCGTCGGCCGCGACCCGAATGAGATCGAGCGATCCACGGCCGCTCCTCGATGGGGTAGTCCGGACGCGCAGGCTCTGCTCGACCTGGGGGTCACCTTGTTCACCATCGGTGTGTCCGGACCCGACTATGACCTCAGCGTCATCCCCGAATGGGTCAAGTGGCGCGATTCACGCAACGCCGACCGCGGACAGTGA
- a CDS encoding alpha/beta hydrolase, which produces MTALHEGRLQPDVYDDDDILLPLLDHAPHAALRLPDGRAMAWAEYGSPRGLPCVLVPDTGSSRLAPGWLLHDSALPAAIRLLAIDRPGIGASDPIGFGGTEQPAEDLRRLVETLAVGRVAVIGIGRGADDALAFAARYPTLVTSVSAVSVRLPGRQSRRRSLLHPRGRTGQSWAGPLACWVRTAGKDADLTLESTWRRMLDRLDPKAAEVLGDRWMESDFRDSVAADAAQINPDWTAPARSVTSPAWVLDPGAIRVPVEAWHGKHESGTTLAAVQDFAADLPGWTVRAAPGSSAVLGSWTGILGVAAAGFLGAN; this is translated from the coding sequence ATGACGGCACTGCACGAGGGCCGGTTGCAGCCGGACGTCTACGACGACGACGACATTCTGCTTCCGCTCCTTGACCATGCTCCGCACGCCGCGCTGCGGTTGCCCGACGGGCGAGCGATGGCCTGGGCGGAGTACGGCAGCCCCCGGGGGTTGCCGTGCGTGCTGGTCCCGGACACCGGCTCGTCCCGGCTGGCCCCCGGTTGGCTGCTGCACGACAGCGCGCTGCCCGCGGCCATCCGGCTGCTGGCCATCGATCGCCCCGGCATCGGCGCGTCCGACCCGATCGGGTTCGGCGGCACCGAGCAGCCGGCCGAGGATCTGCGGCGACTGGTCGAGACGCTGGCCGTCGGCCGCGTCGCCGTCATCGGCATCGGGCGCGGCGCCGACGACGCGTTGGCCTTCGCGGCCCGCTACCCCACCCTGGTGACGTCGGTCTCGGCGGTCTCGGTCCGGCTGCCCGGCCGGCAGTCGCGCCGCCGGTCGCTGCTGCACCCGCGGGGCCGGACCGGCCAGAGCTGGGCCGGTCCGCTGGCCTGCTGGGTCCGGACCGCCGGCAAGGACGCCGACCTGACCCTGGAATCGACGTGGCGCCGGATGCTCGACCGGCTCGACCCGAAGGCCGCCGAGGTGCTGGGCGACCGGTGGATGGAGTCCGACTTCCGCGATTCCGTCGCCGCCGATGCCGCCCAGATCAATCCCGACTGGACCGCCCCGGCCCGGTCCGTGACCTCACCCGCGTGGGTGCTGGACCCGGGCGCGATCCGGGTGCCCGTCGAGGCCTGGCACGGCAAGCACGAGTCCGGCACCACCCTGGCCGCGGTCCAGGACTTCGCCGCCGACCTGCCCGGGTGGACCGTGCGGGCCGCCCCGGGCAGCTCGGCGGTATTGGGGTCGTGGACCGGCATCCTGGGCGTCGCGGCGGCGGGCTTCCTCGGCGCGAACTGA
- the yicI gene encoding alpha-xylosidase produces the protein MRFSDGYWMVREGFQVRTARQVRDVEATPTELSVLAATRTINSRGDTLNTPTATITLSTPAEGVIRVRIEHHAGARDPGPEFALPGATERRPQIRIEADHASLDAGGLTARIRRDGPLRLDFEAGGRVLTGADATSVGLATGPDGTPYVFAQLGLDVGEVVYGLGERFGPLAKNGQSVDIWNADGGTSSEQAYKNVPFFWTNRGYGVLVNHPELVSFEIGSEVVSRTQFSVTGEHLEYLVILGPTPKEILRRYTALTGRAPRVPEWTFGLWLSTSFTTAYDERTVSSFIDGMAEREIPLSVFHFDCFWMREFRWCDFEWDPRTFPEPEAMLARLKARGLRVCVWINPYIAQRSALFEEGRAKGYLVTRADGSLWQWDLWQAGMALVDFTNPAAAQWYAGHLERLLDQGVDAFKTDFGERIPTDVVWFDGSDPDRMHNYYTHLYNRTVFELLERRRGRGEAVLFARSATVGGQQYPVHWGGDCDSTYASMAETLRGGLSLAASGFGYWSHDIGGFEGTPDAGVFKRWLAFGLLSSHSRLHGSDSYRVPWAFDEEAVQVARRFTRLKMTLMPYLLGAARQVTEEGTPMIRPMVMEFPDDPATEYLSTQYMLGDALLVAPVFHPDGDVRYYVPAGTWTGLLDGRTVVGPRWVHERHGFDSLPLLVRPGSVIPIGARSDGPEYDYADGVALHLFDPAALTDRTVRVPTAGGAAVEFRIRREGRQLTVFGPDPAEHSWSVVCAAAEKADGSASTRAAESASVCMTLPGPVAEPLPPRKDS, from the coding sequence ATGAGATTCAGCGACGGCTACTGGATGGTGCGCGAGGGCTTCCAGGTCCGCACCGCCCGCCAGGTCCGCGACGTCGAGGCGACCCCCACCGAGCTGTCGGTGCTGGCCGCGACCCGGACGATCAACAGCCGGGGCGACACCCTGAACACCCCGACGGCGACCATCACCCTGTCCACCCCGGCCGAGGGGGTGATCCGGGTGCGCATCGAACACCACGCCGGCGCGCGGGACCCGGGCCCGGAGTTCGCCCTGCCGGGTGCCACCGAGCGCCGGCCGCAGATCCGGATCGAGGCCGATCACGCGAGCCTGGACGCGGGCGGCCTGACCGCCCGGATCCGGCGCGACGGTCCGCTGCGGCTGGACTTCGAGGCCGGCGGCCGGGTGCTCACCGGCGCCGACGCGACCAGTGTCGGCCTGGCCACCGGACCCGACGGCACGCCCTACGTATTCGCCCAGTTGGGCCTGGACGTCGGCGAGGTGGTCTACGGGCTCGGTGAACGCTTCGGCCCGTTGGCCAAGAACGGCCAGAGCGTGGACATCTGGAACGCCGACGGGGGAACCAGCAGCGAGCAGGCCTACAAGAACGTGCCGTTCTTCTGGACGAACCGGGGTTACGGCGTCCTGGTCAACCACCCCGAGCTGGTCTCGTTCGAGATCGGGTCCGAAGTGGTGTCCCGTACCCAGTTCTCGGTCACCGGCGAGCATCTGGAGTACCTGGTCATCCTCGGTCCGACGCCCAAGGAGATCCTGCGCCGCTACACCGCGCTGACCGGCCGCGCCCCCCGAGTCCCGGAGTGGACCTTCGGCCTGTGGCTGAGCACCTCGTTCACCACCGCCTACGACGAGCGGACCGTGAGCTCGTTCATCGACGGCATGGCCGAGCGCGAGATCCCGCTGAGCGTCTTTCACTTCGACTGCTTCTGGATGCGCGAGTTCCGCTGGTGCGACTTCGAGTGGGACCCGCGAACCTTCCCCGAACCGGAGGCGATGCTGGCCCGGCTCAAGGCCCGCGGGCTGCGGGTCTGCGTGTGGATCAACCCGTACATCGCGCAACGGTCGGCCCTGTTCGAGGAGGGTCGGGCCAAGGGGTACCTGGTCACCCGGGCCGACGGCAGCCTGTGGCAGTGGGACCTGTGGCAGGCCGGCATGGCCCTGGTCGACTTCACCAACCCGGCCGCCGCGCAGTGGTATGCCGGGCATCTGGAGCGGCTGCTCGATCAGGGGGTGGACGCGTTCAAGACCGACTTCGGCGAGCGCATCCCCACCGATGTGGTCTGGTTCGACGGCTCGGACCCGGACCGGATGCACAACTACTACACCCACCTGTACAACCGCACCGTCTTCGAATTGCTGGAGCGGCGTCGGGGCCGGGGCGAGGCGGTCCTGTTTGCCCGGTCGGCCACCGTCGGCGGCCAGCAGTACCCGGTGCACTGGGGTGGGGACTGCGATTCCACCTATGCCTCGATGGCCGAGACGCTGCGCGGTGGTCTGTCCCTGGCCGCCTCCGGGTTCGGCTACTGGTCGCACGACATCGGTGGGTTCGAGGGCACCCCCGACGCCGGGGTATTCAAGCGGTGGCTGGCGTTCGGGCTGCTGTCCAGCCACAGCCGGCTGCACGGCTCGGATTCCTACCGGGTGCCCTGGGCGTTCGACGAGGAGGCCGTCCAGGTCGCGCGCCGGTTCACCCGGCTGAAGATGACGCTAATGCCGTACCTGCTCGGCGCGGCCCGCCAGGTCACCGAGGAGGGAACCCCGATGATCCGGCCGATGGTCATGGAGTTCCCCGACGACCCGGCCACCGAGTACCTGAGCACCCAGTACATGCTCGGCGACGCGTTGCTGGTCGCCCCCGTGTTCCACCCCGACGGCGACGTGCGCTACTACGTGCCCGCGGGTACCTGGACCGGTCTGCTGGACGGGCGCACCGTGGTCGGCCCGCGCTGGGTGCACGAGCGGCACGGCTTCGACAGCCTTCCCCTGCTGGTCCGGCCGGGTTCGGTGATTCCGATCGGCGCGCGGTCCGACGGTCCGGAGTACGACTACGCCGACGGCGTCGCGCTGCACCTGTTCGACCCGGCGGCGCTGACCGACCGCACCGTCCGGGTGCCCACCGCCGGCGGGGCCGCGGTGGAGTTCCGGATCCGCCGGGAGGGTCGCCAGCTGACCGTCTTCGGCCCGGATCCGGCCGAACACTCGTGGTCGGTGGTGTGTGCGGCGGCCGAAAAGGCCGATGGAAGCGCTTCCACAAGGGCAGCGGAGTCGGCTAGCGTCTGCATGACGCTGCCCGGCCCGGTGGCCGAGCCACTGCCGCCTCGGAAGGATTCCTGA
- a CDS encoding FAD-binding dehydrogenase → MADADLVVVGAGLAGLVAAAEAADAGRSVVVLDQEGSAALGGQAWWSLGGLFLVNSREQRRLRIKDSFQLAWEDWSGSAGFDRPEDHWPREWARAYVEFAAGEKRSWLKAQGIGLFPVVQWAERGGYEVGGHGNSVPRFHLTWGSGPGVVDPFVNRVLAHVRDGRIRLRYRHRVTELIVDGGRVIGVSGEILEPTTAERGAPSSRAVVGDFAVTASAVIVCSGGIGANHDLVRRYWPGGPDAAPAQMLSGVPDSTDGLMLDVAERAGGRVINRDRMWHYPEGVHNHAPVWSGHGIRILSGPSPLWLDAFGRRLPAPLFPGFDALGALRHIVGTGHSHSWFILDLDTIGPEFGLSGSEQNPDFAQRSLKLLLTTRAGGKITPPVRAFLDRGVDFLTAPTVPELVAKMNALVGADLVDADEVERLIRLRDHQVRTGLGKDPQLVAVAGARRYLGDRKMRVAPPHELLADGHGPLIAVRLTVITRKTLGGLETDLSARVLAPDGQVVPGLYAAGEAAGFGGGGMHGYRALEGSFLGGCLFSGRIAGRAAAGAV, encoded by the coding sequence ATGGCGGACGCGGATCTGGTTGTCGTCGGAGCGGGTCTGGCCGGCCTGGTGGCCGCGGCCGAGGCGGCCGACGCCGGCCGGTCGGTCGTCGTGCTGGATCAGGAAGGCTCGGCCGCATTGGGCGGCCAGGCCTGGTGGTCGCTCGGCGGGCTGTTCCTGGTCAACTCGCGCGAGCAGCGCCGGTTGCGCATCAAGGATTCGTTTCAATTGGCCTGGGAGGATTGGTCGGGATCGGCCGGCTTCGACCGTCCGGAGGATCACTGGCCCCGCGAGTGGGCCCGGGCCTACGTCGAGTTCGCGGCGGGCGAGAAGCGATCCTGGCTCAAGGCGCAGGGCATCGGCCTGTTCCCGGTGGTCCAATGGGCCGAGCGCGGCGGGTACGAGGTCGGCGGGCACGGCAATTCTGTGCCGCGCTTCCATCTCACCTGGGGTTCGGGACCCGGCGTCGTCGACCCCTTCGTCAACCGGGTGCTGGCCCACGTGCGCGACGGGCGGATCCGGTTGCGCTACCGGCACCGGGTCACCGAGCTGATCGTCGACGGCGGCCGGGTGATCGGGGTGTCCGGGGAGATCCTGGAGCCGACCACCGCCGAGCGCGGGGCACCCTCGTCGCGGGCGGTGGTGGGCGACTTCGCGGTGACCGCGTCCGCGGTCATCGTCTGCTCCGGCGGGATCGGCGCCAACCACGACCTGGTCCGCCGGTACTGGCCCGGCGGCCCGGACGCGGCCCCGGCCCAGATGCTCTCCGGGGTGCCCGACTCGACCGACGGCCTGATGCTGGACGTGGCCGAGCGGGCCGGCGGCCGGGTCATCAACCGCGATCGGATGTGGCACTACCCGGAGGGTGTGCACAACCATGCTCCGGTGTGGTCCGGGCACGGCATCCGGATCCTGTCCGGGCCGAGCCCGCTGTGGCTGGACGCCTTCGGCCGGCGGCTGCCGGCCCCGCTGTTCCCCGGCTTCGACGCCCTGGGCGCCCTGCGGCACATCGTCGGCACCGGGCATTCGCACTCGTGGTTCATCCTCGATCTGGACACGATCGGACCGGAGTTCGGGCTCTCCGGCTCCGAGCAGAACCCGGACTTCGCCCAGCGGTCGCTCAAGCTGCTGCTGACCACCCGGGCCGGCGGCAAGATCACCCCGCCCGTGCGCGCCTTCCTGGACCGGGGCGTCGACTTCCTCACCGCGCCGACCGTGCCCGAGCTGGTGGCCAAGATGAATGCGCTGGTCGGGGCCGATCTGGTGGACGCCGACGAGGTGGAGCGGCTCATCCGGCTGCGCGATCACCAGGTGCGCACCGGCCTGGGCAAGGATCCTCAGCTCGTCGCCGTGGCCGGCGCCCGCCGTTATCTCGGTGACCGCAAGATGCGGGTGGCGCCCCCGCACGAGCTGCTGGCCGACGGACACGGTCCGCTGATCGCGGTGCGGCTCACGGTGATCACCCGCAAGACCCTGGGCGGGTTGGAGACCGACCTGTCGGCCCGGGTGCTGGCGCCCGACGGGCAGGTGGTGCCCGGGCTGTACGCGGCCGGCGAGGCCGCCGGGTTCGGCGGCGGCGGCATGCACGGCTACCGGGCCCTGGAGGGCAGCTTCCTGGGTGGCTGCCTGTTCTCCGGCCGCATCGCCGGCCGGGCCGCCGCCGGTGCCGTCTGA
- a CDS encoding GH1 family beta-glucosidase produces MTSTPRTFPEDFLWGSATASYQIEGAVTEDGRGPSIWDTFSHTPGKTMNGDTGDVADDHYHRWSADLDLIKGLGLQAYRFSLAWPRIQPTGSGAVNAKGVDFYSRLVDGLLERGVKPVVTLYHWDLPQALEDEGGWTNRDTALRFADYAAHVAGALGDRVEMWTTLNEPWCSAFLGYASGVHAPGRTDGEAALRAAHHLNLGHGLAGRAVREVLGADTKLSVTLNLHVTRPVDPDSAADRDAIRQLDAVGNRVFLGPMLDGAYPADLLADTASVTDWSFVRDGDEAACAVPIDVLGINYYSTSRARRHTGDGPMEHADGHGDTGFSPWVGADDIEFLRQPGPYTAMGWNIDPSGMLELLTDISTRYPSVPLMVTENGAAFYDTVSEDGHVHDADRVAYLHGHIDAVGQAIDAGADVRGYFLWSLLDNFEWAWGYDRRFGIIRVDYDTQERTVKDSATWYSRLIATRELPPVD; encoded by the coding sequence ATGACCAGTACGCCGCGCACATTCCCCGAGGACTTCTTGTGGGGGTCGGCGACCGCGTCGTACCAGATCGAGGGAGCGGTCACCGAGGACGGCCGCGGGCCGTCGATCTGGGACACCTTCAGCCACACCCCCGGCAAGACGATGAACGGCGACACCGGTGACGTCGCCGACGATCACTACCACCGGTGGTCCGCCGACCTGGACCTGATCAAGGGGCTGGGCCTGCAGGCCTACCGGTTCTCGCTGGCCTGGCCGCGGATCCAGCCGACCGGGTCCGGGGCGGTCAACGCCAAGGGCGTCGACTTCTACTCGCGGCTGGTCGACGGTTTGCTCGAGCGCGGGGTCAAGCCCGTCGTCACGCTGTACCACTGGGACCTGCCGCAGGCCCTGGAGGACGAGGGCGGCTGGACGAACCGGGACACCGCGTTGCGGTTCGCCGACTACGCCGCGCATGTCGCCGGAGCGCTCGGGGACCGGGTGGAGATGTGGACGACCCTGAACGAGCCATGGTGCTCGGCGTTCCTGGGCTATGCCTCGGGCGTGCACGCGCCGGGCCGCACCGATGGGGAGGCGGCGCTGCGGGCGGCGCACCACCTGAACCTGGGCCACGGGCTGGCCGGCCGGGCGGTGCGCGAGGTACTCGGGGCCGACACCAAGTTGTCGGTGACGCTGAACCTGCACGTGACCCGGCCGGTCGACCCGGACTCGGCCGCCGACCGGGACGCGATCCGGCAGCTGGACGCGGTCGGCAACCGGGTCTTCCTGGGTCCGATGCTGGACGGCGCCTACCCGGCCGACCTGCTGGCCGACACCGCGTCGGTCACCGACTGGTCGTTCGTGCGGGACGGCGACGAGGCCGCCTGCGCGGTCCCGATCGACGTGCTGGGCATCAACTACTACTCGACCTCCCGGGCTCGCCGGCACACCGGCGACGGGCCGATGGAGCACGCCGACGGGCACGGGGACACCGGCTTCAGCCCGTGGGTGGGGGCGGACGACATCGAGTTCCTGCGCCAGCCCGGGCCGTACACCGCGATGGGCTGGAACATCGACCCGTCCGGCATGCTCGAGCTGCTCACCGACATCAGCACCCGCTACCCGAGCGTGCCGCTGATGGTCACCGAGAACGGCGCGGCCTTCTACGACACGGTGAGCGAGGACGGCCACGTGCACGACGCCGACCGGGTCGCCTACCTACACGGGCACATCGACGCGGTCGGCCAGGCCATCGACGCCGGGGCCGACGTGCGCGGCTACTTCCTGTGGTCGCTGCTGGACAACTTCGAATGGGCCTGGGGCTACGACCGCCGCTTCGGGATCATCCGCGTCGACTACGACACCCAGGAGCGCACCGTCAAGGACTCGGCCACGTGGTACTCCCGGCTGATCGCCACCCGCGAGCTGCCGCCGGTCGACTGA